The DNA region TTTCCGGATTGGCTTCCATGCCTTGTTTTAAGAAATCGTTCCCTTCAGTATCCATACCATTCAGGAAACAAAACTCGGCTGCTTCAAACCACATCTCCGGCAAGAAACGGAGAGCCATGAGTGCTTGTTTGTAAACATATACCACACGGTTCTTGAATGCAGCAGGGTCATCGTCTTTCAGAACAAGCGGATCATCCTGTTCCCATTTGATCCAACGCTTCCAGATATCGACCTGTTGTGCGAATTCGACATCTCCTTCGGTGCCTGGGACAGGAGGCAATCGCGGGAGTGTCGTGCGCACCAAGTCCCGAGTGATATTCTGCAGCTCCGTGTAAGAGCTTCTGGCGGTCATATACGCTGGCGATTGTTCTTGGAGGAATTTACGACCCTAGAAGCACGAAGCGTTAGGATCGCGGCCGAACTAGAGATTGGAATTCACGTTACCGTAAGCTTGTTCAATCCCATCTCGAATTGGTCGTATTCTTTCCAGAGGGTATTGACAGCCTGCGTAGGAACACAAATGGCTCTTTGATATGCCTTACGAAGCAGGTCCATTTTCTGCTGGTCCTGCCATCCCGGGCCACCGACATTACCGGGACCAGAGCGTATGAATTGGACATAGTCACTCCAGATAGACCCTGAATCCTTGTCCATTCCAACGTATTGTAGTGCTAGGTCGTACGCAGACGAAATGATCTTCCTTGCGTTTCCCGTTGTGTCCGTGGTCAACGGGTTACGTCGACGAACGTAATCCAAGTATACAGACCAAAGTTGGGCATCAGGAATGGTCAAAAGAGTCCTGTTGAATATTTGCTCGAGGCGGAATAGCTCGCTAATGTCCGATTCCATGTTGGCATATGCCACCCATTGCTCGGCCTGCAACAGGTTAGTCCAGTCATGAATGAGAAAAAGTTTTGACTGGCAAGTACTTACGGCAAACGGAAAcaccttcaagaatcgttcAAACACTTCGCGAGCGCCGTCAATCCTGCTGCGGCTTCTATGTTCATTGATCAATTCGAGCCATGCAGGAATGTCGCCTCGCGGGTCTTCCTGAATCCTGTCTTCCAAAATCCCCACCCGATCGTGCGGTAGGCGGCTTTTGGAGGCTGACGGTGATTCAGGAGTAGGAGTAGGCGCAGCGCTTGCCTGCACGCTGTCAGACTGCAAAGCCTGTGAGCCGTACAGGTTCTGGCCAGCAGCAGTAGGCGTACCATTAtgggaagcagaagcagcaacaGAAGGGTAAGAGCTATTAGGGGCATTTTGAAAAGTGGCAGATTCCTGTAATGATACATCGGGGGTAGAAGTAGATTGATTCACATTTCCTGAAACAGGTTTCTGAGGCATGTTCACAGGAGGGGTATTCATGtcttcctcaacaccaagtaCAGCTGGGGGTTCATAGTCTCCATCACCCttgtcctcgtcctcatcctcatcctcaaccaCGAATCCGCCGATTGTCCTGGCCTTAGGCTGCGGTGCAGAGGCTGGGGTCTGGGACTCGGTTCGCGAAGGTGTCTCGGATGGGACAGTACCGCCAGGCTGCTGACTAGGGTTGGGTTCTGAGAGGGAAGGAGTCTGTTGTTGGGGAGGATTGGAATCAGAGGGAGAAGGATCATTTGAAACGTTTTCACTTTGAGAAGCAGAATATTCATCTTGCAGTGTCTTTGAAGGATCATAATCATCTGAATCTGAGCTATCTGCACCCTGCTCCTTAACAGTCTTCTCAAAGTCCACAGAGTCCGCATTCATTGCCTGAGCCTGGAAAAAGGCCTTCTCAGCGTCATCTTCAGCCATGGTAAGGCAAAAAGGGTCACAATCGCAACGAAGCGGCCGGAACAGATAGGTGGAACAGCGATATATAATTAGAGTCCTGTCATATAGTAGCAAGCGAGTCAGTTACTGGCGTGGAACTTTTCGAGGGAGTAGCTTTCGGCATCGCAGCGGGAAACGCACCTTAAGAAACCTCAAAAACAACGCCACCAAAAGAAACAAGTAAACCAGAGCAAAATCGATACAAAAGCACTTTGTCAAGCAACCTGTAAAGCGCGCCAAAAAGAAGGAGTTTGGCTGGTGAGAAAGTAGAGATGGCTCTGATGATGCTATGCTGTTAACCGCGCAGAAGCTTTGCAGCAGCAGTTTCCCACGTGACCAAGGCGGTGAGCGCGCAAAATGCGTGACCAGACCGCAACGCGAAAGCGGCGCGTCCGCCGATCGCTGGGCGTCGTTGTTGTCTCGTTAACACTTTTGATGCACCTGTGcctccttccttccttcccTCCCTCTTTTATATTTCTGCACTGAATGACCGCTATCTGGATTTTCCTTCTCTACGATTTCAACTTCGAATTTCCCGTACACTATCATTGACCAAACTTCCCTTATCCCGTATACCTTCATCCAGTTCTAAACTCGCCATGTCGGTCGTCTCTCTCCTTGGGGTCAAACTCCTCAACAACCCAGCCCCGTTCCTTGCGCCCTACCAGTTCGAGATCACTTTCGAGTGTCTGGAGCAGCTCCAAAAAGGTAAATTGCAGATTCCTATGATACGGAATTTGAACCCTTTGCTAATACCGTTTGCTTAGATCTGGAATGGAAACTCACCTACGTCGGTTCGGCAACTTCGTGAGTCGCCACGAAAACAGACAATCCCACTCGGATTTTTACTGACTTCGCTAGTTCTGAATACGACCAAGAGTTGGATTCCGTGCTCGTCGGACCTATCCCTGTCGGTGTCAACAAGTTCATCTTCGAGGTTAACCCTCCGGACCTCAAACGGATCCCCGATTCCGACATCCTTGGAGTTACTGTGATCCTTCTCACCTGCAGCTACGATGGCAGAGAGTTCGTTCGTGTCGGATACTACGTGAACAACGAATATGACAGCGAGGAGCTTCGGGCAGAGCCCCCTGCGAAGCCAATTATCGAACGAATCAACCGAAACATCCTTGCTGAGAAGCCCCGTGTGACCAGGTTCGCAATAAAGTGGTACGTTTTCTCGCTCCTTATTTGAATTTCTTCAATACTAATTCCTTTTATTAGGGACTCCGAGGAGTCTGCTCCGGCCGAATACCCGCCAGACCAACCCGAGGCCGACAATCTGGACGATGACAGCAATGCCTACGGTGCTGAAGAGACCGAAATCGAAGCCGCTCTGCTCAAAGAACTCAAAGACGCCGAGTCGCAAGAGCCTAAGGGCGAGGATCATGAAATGGAAGGCGCTGAACCTGCCGCtggtgaggaggaagacatTTCTGATG from Aspergillus chevalieri M1 DNA, chromosome 2, nearly complete sequence includes:
- the rna14 gene encoding cleavage polyadenylation factor subunit RNA14 (BUSCO:EOG09260W52;~COG:A;~EggNog:ENOG410PHT3;~InterPro:IPR003107,IPR011990,IPR008847;~PFAM:PF05843;~go_component: GO:0005634 - nucleus [Evidence IEA];~go_function: GO:0005515 - protein binding [Evidence IEA];~go_process: GO:0006396 - RNA processing [Evidence IEA];~go_process: GO:0006397 - mRNA processing [Evidence IEA]) codes for the protein MAEDDAEKAFFQAQAMNADSVDFEKTVKEQGADSSDSDDYDPSKTLQDEYSASQSENVSNDPSPSDSNPPQQQTPSLSEPNPSQQPGGTVPSETPSRTESQTPASAPQPKARTIGGFVVEDEDEDEDKGDGDYEPPAVLGVEEDMNTPPVNMPQKPVSGNVNQSTSTPDVSLQESATFQNAPNSSYPSVAASASHNGTPTAAGQNLYGSQALQSDSVQASAAPTPTPESPSASKSRLPHDRVGILEDRIQEDPRGDIPAWLELINEHRSRSRIDGAREVFERFLKVFPFAAEQWVAYANMESDISELFRLEQIFNRTLLTIPDAQLWSVYLDYVRRRNPLTTDTTGNARKIISSAYDLALQYVGMDKDSGSIWSDYVQFIRSGPGNVGGPGWQDQQKMDLLRKAYQRAICVPTQAVNTLWKEYDQFEMGLNKLTGRKFLQEQSPAYMTARSSYTELQNITRDLVRTTLPRLPPVPGTEGDVEFAQQVDIWKRWIKWEQDDPLVLKDDDPAAFKNRVVYVYKQALMALRFLPEMWFEAAEFCFLNGMDTEGNDFLKQGMEANPESCLLAFKRADRLEITSDSEHDPIKRGIKVREPYDQVLDALYDLIAKARTREALDVERMEKMFAESYPEKQPSKVEDDDDDQSDAKARESMKNAQIGAVKNAHAVQIGILSRTISFAWIALMRAMRRVQGKGKPGEAPGSRQIFADARKRGRITSDVYIASALIEYHCYKDPAATKIFERGAKLFPEDENFALEYLKHLIDINDVINARAVFEMTVRKLASNPDNVHKTKPIFSFLHEYESRYGDLIQVINLENRMRELFPEDPTLEQFAHRYSAPSFDPTAVRPIISPSQARPKAVYPAAEPSTSRQGTPPRYTEAPVTNSPKRPLEDLDDDLGRPRKFIRADSPLKAVQGRRLDQQKRPQQVNGSLGSQFRSQGSPAPLPREIVNLLSVIPPASTYNAGRFSPERLVELFRRIDIPSSIGQVPLPGRGLGGGQTPVGIQSFAGIFRP
- the asf1 gene encoding nucleosome assembly factor ASF1 (BUSCO:EOG09264COX;~COG:B;~EggNog:ENOG410PI2N;~InterPro:IPR017282,IPR036747,IPR006818;~PFAM:PF04729;~go_component: GO:0005634 - nucleus [Evidence IEA];~go_function: GO:0042393 - histone binding [Evidence IEA];~go_process: GO:0006333 - chromatin assembly or disassembly [Evidence IEA];~go_process: GO:0006334 - nucleosome assembly [Evidence IEA];~go_process: GO:0006337 - nucleosome disassembly [Evidence IEA];~go_process: GO:0016573 - histone acetylation [Evidence IEA]), whose amino-acid sequence is MSVVSLLGVKLLNNPAPFLAPYQFEITFECLEQLQKDLEWKLTYVGSATSSEYDQELDSVLVGPIPVGVNKFIFEVNPPDLKRIPDSDILGVTVILLTCSYDGREFVRVGYYVNNEYDSEELRAEPPAKPIIERINRNILAEKPRVTRFAIKWDSEESAPAEYPPDQPEADNLDDDSNAYGAEETEIEAALLKELKDAESQEPKGEDHEMEGAEPAAGEEEDISDGESEDIEDESDDDDEEDEEEGGDGEEDIEMGDDSEQHKAASAPQHQQADVMVH